In the Parashewanella tropica genome, AGTGCGATAAAACCAATACAGAATATGATGCAGCTCTTTTAGGCTTTGCGTTGATTCGGTTGGTGATACTTTACGCTCGCTATGTACCGCGTTATTACCGGCTTTTTGTACCGCCTTAATTTTGGGGAAGATATTGCTGCCCAGCGAGTTTTTAAATTCTCGCTGGTTAATCAATGTATTTAAAGTGGTATCGTATTTAGGCTTTTCTAACCAATTGTCGAACTCGTACATCCACTGCACTAATCGCTCTAGTGTATAACGGCTGTAAAAACAGCTAGAACGAGGATCAGAGTTAACGGCAGCCTCGGCTTGCTTAGCGTGTTCTTGTAACTTCGGCCATTCAGTTAAAAAGTTGAAGTTCGACATTGCTATTCCTTTAATAAAGTCCTTTGCTTAGCTTTGAGGTTGATGACGCTAAGCCACATCCTTTAAATTAAGTTCGCCTTTAAATGCTTTTTGCATCAGAGAGTTAAAGTTTTCGATCGCAAAACTAAGTCTATTTAAAGCAAGTGATTTTAAGGCGTCAATATCTGATAACCTTTCCACAAACTCTTTTTGTAGCTCTTTAGGAGGAACCGGAATATCAACACATTTCAATTTGGTAAGACTTAAAAAGGTTCTGACTGTATCTGTAATCTCTTTATTAATTTGTCTTTGTACAAAATCACTATTGAGTGCATTAGCTAAGTAAATTGGTTCAACTAGCTCAAGGTTCGGCGTAATTTTATTGAAATTTTGAGACATAACAGCTTGAGGAAATCCTTTAGGAATAGAGATTGCGTACCCAGAAGCCCCTACTGCAACGACAACAACGTCATTCTCTACTAATTTGCTTCTTTTTATTTCGTCAGCTTTTTCTTGGCTTATGTATTTTACCTTATCAAGATTCACACTTCCTTTTGTAACATTCATTCCCCGTAAAACCAATACTCCATCTTCAACATAATGCTTTGACGTTAAAGATGAACCAAATGGACCACTCGATAAAGCGTGCTTACTATTTGCGGCGAGTTTTTCTAGCTTGGTTAGTGGAAAATCTTTGCCTACAAACATATCTAAAAACACAGATTGAACGAGGGTATTAAGCTCTTGTTCCATTTGTAGGCATTGTCCACGCAAGGTATCGGCTTTTTCTAATACTTCCGCAATTTTCTTTTGCGTAGTTAATGGTGGAAGTGAAATTTCTAAATTTTTAATTTGACCTAGACTCAAATTTGAAATCGTTGCTGTTACTTTTTTACCAGCTATTTGGCTCATAGCATCCTGAGTTTGAAGCCAGAAGTATAGAAACTTAGGCAACAACTTATTTTGGTCGAACCTTAAAATTGCGAGAGCTTGATTACAGTTACACTCTGGAAAATCATCCGGAACAATTGCTACCTTTCCTATAGTACCAGCAATGGTAATTAGAAAATCACCTGCTCTAATCGCTGACCTTTTTAGCGTTTTATGAGCCTCTTCATCAATATAAAGGCACTTTTCCAGTGTCAGACCATCATTTGTAATATCTTGGATTCTCAAAAATGGAACACCTGAATCACTAAAGTTTAACCCTACGGATGTTGGGGTTGTTCCTTTCGTTACAACACTGCATAAGTTACCGAGAATTACTTTTTCCCAACTCACAGCATTGCTTCCAAATCAGTAATCACTTTATCCATCGCTTGTTGCAGCTCTTTAATGCGCTTTAAAATAACTTCGGGCTCGTCATATTTTACTTCTTCGTAAACCACTTCTTTATAGCGGTTTATTGAAAGGTCGTAATCGTTACTGATAATTTCAGCTACTGGCACATAAAAGCTCTGCTCTGTACGTTTTCGCTCGCTCTCATTACCTAGCTGTTGCCAACGGTAAAGCACATCGGGAATGTTATTGAGCTTGTGAGTTTCATGTTCGGAAGGTGCTTTGTCTTCATCTAACAATGAAGTATCAATAGCATCCGCTTCAGTGGTTAATTCCTGATCTTTAATTAAGGGTGTACGTTTATCATCAAGAGAAAAACCATCGGCTTGCATGTCGTAAAACCACACCTTGTCTGTACCGCCACTGTTGGTTTTGGTGAAGAATAAAATAGCGGTAGATACACCTGCATAAGGCTTAAATACACCTGATGGTAGTGATACCACTGCATCTAATTTATGGTCTTCAATAATGGCTTTACGGATTTCTTTGTGAGACTTGGTAGAACCAAATAATACGCCGTCTGGCACAATTACAGCTGCTCGACCACCTGGTTGGAGCATGCGTAGGATCAGCGCTAAAAACAGCAACTCGGTTTTCTCTGATGGGCCTTTTTTCTTTTTCTTGTTGCCGTCTTCATCTACTTCGACTTTGGTAGCTGCTTTCTTAGGTGTTTTGCCTAATGCGGTTAATAAGTCCGGTGAAAGCTCATCGTAAGCAACACTGCCTTTAAATGGCGGGTTAGCTAAAATAAGTGTGTATTTATCACTGATATTTTGCTCACCGTGATCGCTCAACGAATCTTTGTATTCTACGGTTGGATGTTCAATACCATGTAGCATTAAGTTCATCGCACCAATCCGTAACATGTGTTGGTCAAAGTCGTAAGCACTGAACATTTTGTTATGAAAATGGTAGCTGTTTTCAGGCTTCATTAGCTCATTTTTAAACTGCTTACGCACATAGTCTTCTGATGCCATTAAAAAGCCGCACGTACCAGAAGCGGGGTCACAAATTATGTCTGACTTATTACCATCCAGTTTTGGCTGCATCATTTCCACCATCATTTGAATTATGTGGCGAGGCGTTCGGAATTGGCCGTTAGTACCCGAATTTTGTAACTTCGATAGCATGTACTCGTATAAATCGCCTTTAGTATCACGATCATCCATATCAATCTTATCGATTAGGTTCACTACCTTATCGAGCACTTGGGCTTTGGGGATCATGAAGATGGCATCAGTCATGTGCTTAGCAAAGCTGGTATCTTCACCGTTAATGGTTTTAATAAACGGGAATACTTTGTCTTTGACTAAATCAAACATGACCTGAGGGTCTATGTTTTTAAACTTATTCCAGCGATACTTTTCTTGTTCGCTCGAAAAAATAGGATTAGCGACTTCTGCATCAAGCAACATAGCTTGGCGCTCACGAGCTGTATGTATTTCATCCAAACGGCGGATAAAAAGTAGATATGTGAATTGCTCGATAACTGAGATAGGATTGGTAACGCCGCCTGTCCAGAATACTTCCCAGACTTCATCTACTTGGTTTTTTAATTTACCTGTTAGCATCTTTAATTTGTCTTAAATTCTTGAATGCAAGTTAGCGCTATTTGATACCTAACTTATGAAAAAATACTTTATTGCGCATACCTGCGTCTTTTAACACTTTGTCCCAACTTAGCGCTTCTAGGTATAAGTTGAGATTTGCGTGCCATCTGAAATATCCTTTACGATCTGGCATAGGTTTAAAGTCATGCTCTTCTTCTAACCAGGTCCTTACTTTCTTATCAAAATCACACACTACATAGCCATAGAATGGGGTATTGCTTTCTATGTTAATCTCTCGACCTTCAGGCGTTTCAAAATCACCATTTCTGATTTTTCGTACATAACGAATAACTTGATTCACTGGATCGTCTTTTGATGATGGATTAGCAAAATCATTACGTTTTGGTTTTTTAAATTCAAAGACCATAACGGGGTTACTAGGTTCATTTTCCCCTCTAAAGACTACTCGCTGATCATAAGCTAATAGATCAGGGCGATCTGAACGGCTACCTTCTAATGGTAAATCTGATGATAAGTATTCGGTGAAGTTTAATCGTTCATCGATGAGCCATAGGTTATGTTCGTGAAATGGCGTTGTCAATGAATCACCTTTTCGTGGAAAAATAATATCGTGAACTATTCCTTCCGAGGAATATTTACCATTTTCCTTAGACTCTAAGCTCTTTTCGAAAATATCGATAACACTGCATCTTAATGCTACATAATGTGCTAGGTCATTTTTATTCGAGTCAGATATTCGACCTAAAATATCGGCTGCTTTATCATGCAAAGATTCGACATCTTCAGATGCTAAAATGGCTTTAACATCTTTTTTTAGCTCACCTTCGGCATTAAACTTAGCTTTTTGAAAAGTCAGTTCTATTTGTTCATCTGAAGGGTTCATCGGCAAGTTTGATAAATCCACTGTGTCCAGCATTTGAGTGTGCCAAGGAGCTTCTTTGTTAATATAGTCAACCACTAAACTTTGCTTTTTAGAGCTTCGTTTATTTACTTCTGAGCTTACGACTTCTTGCGCTGCATTTATAGCTTGCTCTTCAATCTGAACTTGAGAAATACCGTATTGCACATCACTTTCTTTACTAAAATCAAAATTTCCACGTTCCAATGAAACATGCTCATCAAGAAAACAAGAAAAAACATACACTTTTAATATGAAATTTTTAGTCTTACCAGCGTCATTAGTTTCGCTAAATTCTTCTTCAAATTCGGGGATATAGCTTTGTATTGGGGTATTGGTTACTGCTCGCTTATGAGCCACTAAATTGATCTGGCTTTTTTGTTGTTTTGGCGAGTAGAATTTAAACACACGCACATCAAAAGCTTGATTAGCACCATTATTTTCCCTCAATATGAATTCTTGATTAAAGCTTTTCAGTTCAATAATTGAGTCTTTACCTTCTTTCTTAAGAAAGTCGTTCAGTGTAATAATTGCTCCGTTATACTCGTCTTTTAACTCTACAACAGGGCAAGAATATCCATCTGTACAAAAATAGGGAAGTAGCTTTTCGAACAAGGTACGAGCTATCGTTTTATGACCTTTCTCAACAAACTTGGTTTTCTTAATAGACTTCAGTTCAGCTGTTGTGCCAGTATGCTCAAAATCTCTTGGTGTAACTTTTTCGTTCTCAATAATATCGTTCTTTTTACCCATCTTGAAAGAGCGATTAAACTTAGTATCACCTTCAATGTAGTTACTCGAAATAACAAGGTCTTCAAAATATTTTAGACACGTAAAACGACCAAAGCCTTTACCACCAATGTCGATTTTGTGTTCTGAATATAGGGTATCAAAAGAGGTACGATTTTGATTGTTGAAACCAATACCGTTATCAGTTACTACGAAGCCAATAACCTCAGGAAGGCTATCAAAATCCATTCCTTGTTGCGCTGATCTTTTGATCAATATTTCAACTTTACCGTCAGTATTCTTTTTTTGTTCAATAGCTTGTATCGCATTAACGACAAGCTCAACTAATGGGGTGTAGATATTAATACCAAACTTAATGTTCTCTACAGCTCGTCTTATATTTACATTACTCATAGTAACTTCCCTTTTTGAGCAAAATTCAGTTGCTAATGAAGCAGCAAATGAATTATTAAATGTTTCCGCTTTTTTACTTTTTTTCTTTGTAGTCTATGTTTGGCATCAAGTCTGCTGGCTGACACTCAAGTGCTTTGGATATTTTAAATAGCTTGTCTAAGCTGATGTTTACTTCACCACGATCTATGCGACCGATATAACTTCTATCAATATCAGTCAGTTTCGATAGCGCATCCTGTGAGATATTTTTTTTTGTTCTCAGGGTTCTTAACTTTTGGGCAAATTGTTGAATTAGATAGCTCATTGGAAATCCCTTTGTTCCAAACAAGCTACTATTTCATGTTGAGGATTATAATATCACGGATTATAATCCCTCATTACATATCAAATTGTTTATTTGGCTATTCTGTATTCGGGAGCAACTTTTTATGAAATTGCATCACCTTATAGCTCAAATCATTACCGCACCAAATTGTAACTATTTCACAGTGGTTGAAGTAAGAACCGCCTTTCTTGCACTTAGCACTGACAAAAGTCTTGATCCTGATGAAGTAAGACGACTGGTTTATGCAAGCCTAGAGCGCATGGTTAGAAAAGGCTTGCTTCAAAAATCTGTTTCGAAAGGAAGAAAGATCCCTTCTTATATCAAAACAAAATTGTTTTCCTCAGATGAATTACTGAGCAACAAGCAGCATCCTGCAGAACAAATCACGACTGCCACCAACAAACAAATTGATGACCTGCCAAACCAATTAAAAAAGGATCTTTTTGAGCGTAAAGAAGAGTTATTGATCCTCATAGGTGAAGCTGAAGAGTATAAGAGAATTTGTAGTGATTTCCCCGAGTTACAGAGTGATATACAACCCAAATACAATGAAGCTAGAGAGCAAAGTAACAGGCTCTTGGGTTCTATTAAAGCGATTGAGAGTGTTATTCAACAAGGTAGATAACGAATATGAAGTTACGTCAATGGCAATCAGAATGCATAGAAAGTGCCCTCGAAAAATTTTCTATAAATAAGCGGCATTACTTGGTTTTAGCCACTCCAGGAGCAGGGAAAACCCATATGGCTTCATCACTCGCTAAAAACATGCTGGAGCAAGGTCTAATTGATTTAGTTATTTGTTTTTCACCTTCATCAGTTGTCTGTAACGATTTTACTAAAACCCTCGAAGACGTAATTGGTGAGAAGTTCGATGGAAAGATGGGAGCCAAAGGGTGTTCACTTACTTATCAGAGTATGCAGTATTTGGATGAAGAGCTTTGGTATCTATTTGAACAACACAAAATATTAGTCATCTTTGATGAAATACACCATTGTGCAGGCTCCAATATCGGAAATTCAAATAGCTGGGGTGAACAAATTATCCTGAATATACAAGGTAAAGCAAGTTATACGCTGGCATTAACAGGAACACCCTGGCGGTCAGATACAGCCCCTATTGTGCTATCGAACTATTGTGATTACACCAACAAAATTCAATGTGACTTCATCTATGGTTTGTCTGATGCGATTAGAGATGGTGTATGCCGTTTACCACAAATCGTTGCAATCGATAATAACGATATAACTGTGAAAAAGGACAAAGAACATAAATCCTATTCTAGTTTTAAAGATCTTTTATCTCATTCATCGTTTCCCTATCAACAAGTGATTCAAAATAAATTATTGCTTACACATATCCTTGAACAGGCAAACGAAAAATTAGATGAATTGAGAAAAGTTAATCCAGATGCAGGCGGGCTTGTTGTTGCATCAACTGTGGATCATGTCATGCAAATAGCTGAATTGATGCGAGCACACCTTAATGAAGATGTTTCAATCATAACATACCAAGAAGATGACCCAACCGGTCTGATCCGCAGCTATCGAAACTCTGATTCTAAATGGGTTATTTCCATTGGGATGATCAGTGAAGGTACTAATATCCCTAGACTTCAAGTCATCTGCCACTTAACTAGAATCAAGACCGAAATGTATTTTCGGCAGATAAATGGCAGAAATTTAAGAATTACCGGGCATCATAACCAAGACGCTTATCTATTCATGCCAGCTGAACCTAAACTGCTTGAGTATGCTTATCGAATAGCCGATGACATCCCCGAAAAAGCAGATGTTGTCAAATTTGAAAAAATGAATAAGAGCATGCTTATAGATCACCAAGCTACAGAGGCAGAACAATTTGAAGAAGAAAAGAAGCCCGACTTAAGGGTAGAGCTTAGTGATTTTATTGAGAGTGTCTCGATTAACAAAACCCCGTTAACTGAAGATAATGATACTTTGCCCAACAGTCTTATTGCTTCACCAACCCCAAAACACACATTAAGCACAAACTATGAAAAAACACTCAGCATCTTTGGTCGATTCAGACAAGAGGTTCTAGAGCTTGGTTTGTAGGTTATGCCCTTTAAGATTTTGGAGAATTCAATTTATGAATGACTTTAGCTACCGTGAAATTGATTTAATACCTGACGGTTGGGTAATAGTAAAAATATCAGCTGACCGTATCTTTTATAAAATTTTATCAAACTGGAATGAATTTGATGAATGGCGATTATCAAGCGGCGCAACTACTGACACACTTCGAAAGATCCCTGCTGGCTATGTTTGGCAACAAGCATCGGGTAACACATACATGTTACTTAGTGAAAATGAAGGCAAATTGTCTCAATACAACCAACTCAGGCTGGAGGGCTTTTTGGAATACGACGAAATTGAGACGCTTAAGATAGAAGATGTAAGAGTCTAAAAACGGCTTACTAACCACAAGACGACACTTCGTAATTTTAGCTGTCAGTGTCTTTTGTTTAGTTAATAATGCCTTTTGTTTTGTAACTCTCCTATTGATGGTGATGTTAAAATGAAATTAAGTGATGCTTTGCTCTTCACGCTACCGATTCATATATTGAATATAGTTATTACTTCAATACCTGCATATTTTATCTGGAATTGGATAATCCCAGACACATTTTCTCTACCAAAGATTACTTACTTTCAAGTGGTAGGGTTAATTGTACTTATAAGATGTTTGTTATCGAATGGCTTTTTTCAGATTGATTTAAACGGCTCATGAAAATCTAACTTATCAACCACCGTCTGGAAGGCGTTTTTTTTCTCCAAGTTAGACTAATAAAAATGAGGCAAAGGAGTTAATAAGTTTCTAAAAAGATTAATGTTCTTATGACTTAAAGGTGCACAAATATCATGTGTTTTTTATACCTTAAAAACCATTGGTACGCCATCCTTTTTGTGGTTTGATAATTGTGACTGCTTTGCTCCACTATCTAATTCTTTAACTTTCAAATTACATACAATTCTCACAACCCGAATTGACGCATGCCTTAGTCAGTGCTCATTGCTTCAGAAGTGGCTATCAGTAGGATGTTTAAAGACTAAGAAGCTGCGTTTTATCATTCCGATTATAGGCTTACTCAATATCGTTGATAGTGTGCTATAGAGCTAGAAATAAACAAAATGTATGTAGCTGTGCTACAAAAAATCATAGGCAACTGAATAAGAAATTATTATCAAATTTGATAATACAAGGGGTGTCAGTATAGTGAAAGATCCTGCGGATAATAAAACCGTTGATTTTGTGAGTGATGAGTACACACAAATTGAAAGTGAAATGCGAAGAGAGCAAGAGCATTTCTTTATGCAAATTATCTGGAGCTTACAAGGTGCTCGTTTGAGTACACTACAGTAACTCCTTTATTTCTTGTATTTATGCCTCAGTGGATATTGCCTTTTTAGAGCGATTCACATCTTCTTTAAAGGCTGTTAAAAGGCCTTCGAATTCTTCCAGCAAATGTGTGACCGTCACTTGGCCAGATTCACTCTTAGCCTTTAATGCATCCAGTTGGTCAAACACAACACTTACGGCAGAGCCAAGAGCTATTGCGTCAAATACCATCTCCATGTTGCTGAGTTCATTAAAAGCCAGATCAATGTAGGTGTCTAACGAGTCTATATTTTTATGTCCCGTCCATTGCTGGAGTTCTAGCTTGAAAGTTTCACTATTAAGTAGCGCCTTTCGAAACTCGTCTTTGTTAGCAATATCATGATGCAAAATCATGGCTTTGATTTTTTGTGTTATGTAGCCATGACGAAACAGGTGCGCATGGCCTTGTTTCGTGCTAATGCCAGCAGCAACACACAACTCGCTTAATTCAGTCGTCAGGGTGTCTACTGCCAGCTTTTTCCCATTCTTATGGTTAATTAGCAGGAAGCCGTGATCATTTGCTTTGCCGATAGTTCGGCGGATTATTCGACTTCGCACTCGCTTGATATACCACATCGACTGTTGAATAAAAGCCCTTGGTACTGGAACTTCCCTTGGCTCGCCTCCTTTTACTGTCAGCATTGGGAGTAACGGAGCGCTACCTTCTTCCAAGTCTGCCTTTTCGATGTCCTCAATACGTATATGAGAAACTTCATATCGACGTCCCCCAGTTTGCTCAAAACAGGCAATTAGGAGAGTTGTTCGGAGGCGTATTCCAAGGTCTTTTATTTTGTTAGCTTCGTCTTTTAACTGTTTTACGACATCAAGGCTAATAGGGCTTTTCTTTCTAACAGGATCAGGTGTGGGAAAGCTGTCGTGATGCCAATAGCTGCGATAAACAGGCTTACCCTTCTTGCTTTTGATTTTTAAGTTTTTCTTCTCTACATTGACGCTGCAATTCTTCTCGCCTAAAAACGTATCGTCAGAATGAAGCTGACCGACACACTGTAAGAAGTCGATACAACGTCGACCGATCTTCAATACTTCATTTGCAGTTCGAACTTGCTCACAATAAACTCGCACCTGCAATGTATTAATGAACACCCTAAACCAATTGTCTGTTAGGTTAATTAGATCCATATTATTGTCATGACAGAATCGTAGCAGCGGACTGATATTTTTTGCATACTCAGCTATGGTTCCACCCCGATTACGACGGCTTTTTCCTTTTCTCCATTGCGCCAGCATATATGCGTTGGCTTCAAAACAGGGATAACCGTCAGGCCAATACATCAAGGGAAGGTTTTGGGCATCTCGAGCAACTACATGACCAAATAAATCTACGTTTCTTGGCAATGTCGCCCCTTCTGGAAGGCGGCTAAACAGTTGCTTTCTGCGTCTACGAGCCATTTTTAATAAGTTCTTGTACCAGCTTGCTGTTTTGAGAAAACGAGATTTGAGTGCTGACTTCTTTCATTTCTTTTGCGCATAGCGCTTTGGTAGTTGCATCACCTCGATTGGCATATTTTCGAGCTTTACTCATTAGCTCAACAACCAGACTGGTTAAGAGGACGTTATGCTGCTCCAGCTTCGTAATTTCTAATTCTTGCTCAGCCACGAGTTTTGCTAAACCTAATTTAGAGCTTTTATTGCTTGCTTCACGCTTCTCGCTATGTCCATTAATAGTCAAGATAGCGCTCTTTCTGAGTTGTTCTAATCCTTCATAGCCATCTTCCAGAATCTCATCTGCTGCCGTTTTTAGAGTATTAAGAGCGCATGAGGTAATGCTAAGGCTAGCATTTTCATATTTAGCCAGTCTCCCTTGAGACTTTAAAGTTGCGATAAAATCTACGTCGGCTTCATAGCTTGAAGGCTCTGCAATTACACTTTTGAGCAGCTCGCTTGTTGCAACTACAGAGCGGGCAT is a window encoding:
- a CDS encoding restriction endonuclease subunit S, giving the protein MSWEKVILGNLCSVVTKGTTPTSVGLNFSDSGVPFLRIQDITNDGLTLEKCLYIDEEAHKTLKRSAIRAGDFLITIAGTIGKVAIVPDDFPECNCNQALAILRFDQNKLLPKFLYFWLQTQDAMSQIAGKKVTATISNLSLGQIKNLEISLPPLTTQKKIAEVLEKADTLRGQCLQMEQELNTLVQSVFLDMFVGKDFPLTKLEKLAANSKHALSSGPFGSSLTSKHYVEDGVLVLRGMNVTKGSVNLDKVKYISQEKADEIKRSKLVENDVVVVAVGASGYAISIPKGFPQAVMSQNFNKITPNLELVEPIYLANALNSDFVQRQINKEITDTVRTFLSLTKLKCVDIPVPPKELQKEFVERLSDIDALKSLALNRLSFAIENFNSLMQKAFKGELNLKDVA
- a CDS encoding type I restriction-modification system subunit M, which gives rise to MLTGKLKNQVDEVWEVFWTGGVTNPISVIEQFTYLLFIRRLDEIHTARERQAMLLDAEVANPIFSSEQEKYRWNKFKNIDPQVMFDLVKDKVFPFIKTINGEDTSFAKHMTDAIFMIPKAQVLDKVVNLIDKIDMDDRDTKGDLYEYMLSKLQNSGTNGQFRTPRHIIQMMVEMMQPKLDGNKSDIICDPASGTCGFLMASEDYVRKQFKNELMKPENSYHFHNKMFSAYDFDQHMLRIGAMNLMLHGIEHPTVEYKDSLSDHGEQNISDKYTLILANPPFKGSVAYDELSPDLLTALGKTPKKAATKVEVDEDGNKKKKKGPSEKTELLFLALILRMLQPGGRAAVIVPDGVLFGSTKSHKEIRKAIIEDHKLDAVVSLPSGVFKPYAGVSTAILFFTKTNSGGTDKVWFYDMQADGFSLDDKRTPLIKDQELTTEADAIDTSLLDEDKAPSEHETHKLNNIPDVLYRWQQLGNESERKRTEQSFYVPVAEIISNDYDLSINRYKEVVYEEVKYDEPEVILKRIKELQQAMDKVITDLEAML
- a CDS encoding ATP-binding protein, producing the protein MSNVNIRRAVENIKFGINIYTPLVELVVNAIQAIEQKKNTDGKVEILIKRSAQQGMDFDSLPEVIGFVVTDNGIGFNNQNRTSFDTLYSEHKIDIGGKGFGRFTCLKYFEDLVISSNYIEGDTKFNRSFKMGKKNDIIENEKVTPRDFEHTGTTAELKSIKKTKFVEKGHKTIARTLFEKLLPYFCTDGYSCPVVELKDEYNGAIITLNDFLKKEGKDSIIELKSFNQEFILRENNGANQAFDVRVFKFYSPKQQKSQINLVAHKRAVTNTPIQSYIPEFEEEFSETNDAGKTKNFILKVYVFSCFLDEHVSLERGNFDFSKESDVQYGISQVQIEEQAINAAQEVVSSEVNKRSSKKQSLVVDYINKEAPWHTQMLDTVDLSNLPMNPSDEQIELTFQKAKFNAEGELKKDVKAILASEDVESLHDKAADILGRISDSNKNDLAHYVALRCSVIDIFEKSLESKENGKYSSEGIVHDIIFPRKGDSLTTPFHEHNLWLIDERLNFTEYLSSDLPLEGSRSDRPDLLAYDQRVVFRGENEPSNPVMVFEFKKPKRNDFANPSSKDDPVNQVIRYVRKIRNGDFETPEGREINIESNTPFYGYVVCDFDKKVRTWLEEEHDFKPMPDRKGYFRWHANLNLYLEALSWDKVLKDAGMRNKVFFHKLGIK
- a CDS encoding helix-turn-helix domain-containing protein; protein product: MSYLIQQFAQKLRTLRTKKNISQDALSKLTDIDRSYIGRIDRGEVNISLDKLFKISKALECQPADLMPNIDYKEKK
- a CDS encoding DEAD/DEAH box helicase, which translates into the protein MKLRQWQSECIESALEKFSINKRHYLVLATPGAGKTHMASSLAKNMLEQGLIDLVICFSPSSVVCNDFTKTLEDVIGEKFDGKMGAKGCSLTYQSMQYLDEELWYLFEQHKILVIFDEIHHCAGSNIGNSNSWGEQIILNIQGKASYTLALTGTPWRSDTAPIVLSNYCDYTNKIQCDFIYGLSDAIRDGVCRLPQIVAIDNNDITVKKDKEHKSYSSFKDLLSHSSFPYQQVIQNKLLLTHILEQANEKLDELRKVNPDAGGLVVASTVDHVMQIAELMRAHLNEDVSIITYQEDDPTGLIRSYRNSDSKWVISIGMISEGTNIPRLQVICHLTRIKTEMYFRQINGRNLRITGHHNQDAYLFMPAEPKLLEYAYRIADDIPEKADVVKFEKMNKSMLIDHQATEAEQFEEEKKPDLRVELSDFIESVSINKTPLTEDNDTLPNSLIASPTPKHTLSTNYEKTLSIFGRFRQEVLELGL
- a CDS encoding tyrosine-type recombinase/integrase, which gives rise to MARRRRKQLFSRLPEGATLPRNVDLFGHVVARDAQNLPLMYWPDGYPCFEANAYMLAQWRKGKSRRNRGGTIAEYAKNISPLLRFCHDNNMDLINLTDNWFRVFINTLQVRVYCEQVRTANEVLKIGRRCIDFLQCVGQLHSDDTFLGEKNCSVNVEKKNLKIKSKKGKPVYRSYWHHDSFPTPDPVRKKSPISLDVVKQLKDEANKIKDLGIRLRTTLLIACFEQTGGRRYEVSHIRIEDIEKADLEEGSAPLLPMLTVKGGEPREVPVPRAFIQQSMWYIKRVRSRIIRRTIGKANDHGFLLINHKNGKKLAVDTLTTELSELCVAAGISTKQGHAHLFRHGYITQKIKAMILHHDIANKDEFRKALLNSETFKLELQQWTGHKNIDSLDTYIDLAFNELSNMEMVFDAIALGSAVSVVFDQLDALKAKSESGQVTVTHLLEEFEGLLTAFKEDVNRSKKAISTEA